A genomic window from Methanomassiliicoccus luminyensis B10 includes:
- a CDS encoding GltB/FmdC/FwdC-like GXGXG domain-containing protein produces the protein MGAICSDVRVNGDGCEETVIDASAKDPYGRPIDFRLVNAEIRSAVRGGASRIVVEGVMGQRYIASACTSKDLYIGIRGTPGNNLGAFLDGPTIEVFGNAQDMTGNTMSSGRIVVHGNAWDVTGLAARGGRILVKGSSGTRVGIHMKEFAEHRPSIVIGGRAGEYLGEYMAGGAILVLGIGVPQNASPVGSNLGTGMHGGAIFVRGKVEQHQLGVAAAFKELTDEDRGKLEELVSDYEKAFGVSVPHDWSDIRKIAPTSSRPFRGHFDPTAI, from the coding sequence ATGGGCGCCATCTGCTCTGACGTCCGCGTGAACGGCGACGGCTGCGAGGAGACGGTCATCGACGCCTCGGCCAAGGACCCGTACGGCCGCCCCATCGACTTCCGCCTGGTGAACGCGGAGATAAGGAGCGCCGTGCGCGGCGGCGCCAGCCGCATCGTGGTGGAGGGCGTCATGGGCCAGAGGTACATCGCCTCCGCCTGCACCAGCAAGGACCTGTACATTGGGATCAGGGGGACCCCGGGCAACAACCTGGGCGCGTTCCTCGACGGGCCCACCATCGAGGTGTTCGGCAATGCTCAGGACATGACCGGCAACACCATGTCCTCCGGGCGCATCGTCGTCCACGGCAACGCCTGGGACGTTACCGGGCTGGCGGCCAGGGGCGGACGCATCCTAGTGAAGGGCAGCTCCGGCACCAGGGTCGGCATCCACATGAAGGAGTTCGCCGAGCATCGCCCCTCCATCGTGATCGGCGGGAGGGCCGGCGAGTACCTCGGGGAGTACATGGCCGGGGGCGCCATACTCGTGCTGGGCATCGGGGTCCCCCAGAACGCGTCCCCGGTCGGCTCGAACCTCGGCACCGGCATGCACGGGGGCGCGATATTCGTCCGCGGCAAGGTGGAGCAGCACCAGCTGGGCGTGGCCGCGGCGTTCAAGGAGCTGACCGACGAGGACAGGGGCAAGCTGGAGGAGCTGGTGTCCGATTACGAGAAGGCCTTCGGCGTCAGCGTCCCGCACGACTGGTCGGACATCAGGAAGATCGCCCCGACATCATCGAGGCCCTTCCGCGGACATTTCGATCCCACCGCGATCTGA